The Chiloscyllium plagiosum isolate BGI_BamShark_2017 chromosome 8, ASM401019v2, whole genome shotgun sequence genome includes a window with the following:
- the LOC122552437 gene encoding volume-regulated anion channel subunit LRRC8C-like, protein MLQVKPLESSTHELNGVKTNLDLQQYSFINQICYERAVHWYVKYFPYLVLIHTLTFMICGSFWFKFPGTSSKIEHFVSVLGRCFDSPWTTRALSEVSTERRVCRRELPLGAGSGSQASLPGCEERAGSGESPLGADRGSESTLDRQEGEQAKALFEKVKKFRLHVEDSVIVYLMYIGQTIVRAIKLILITVYHALLVLNIHVVVPCTVNIEDVTGYRHFCCNHTRAHLFYTLAVCYICFLCVYGCTCLYTLYWLFHRPLKEYSFEYVRQESGISDIPDVRNDFAFMLHLTDQYDALYSKRFAVFLSEVSESQLMQLSLDREWSTDKLRQRLQKNAAHRLELHLLMVPSLPAATFQLTEIQALKLELNGELELPPATAQLTHLRELSLVNSPVRLHQAASAFLKERLKVLQVRFDSPQEVPLWIASMENVEELSLNGSLTQDGAKCLILDSLCQLHRLKILSLKSNITKLPPCLADLSSHLQKLTVHNGGTKLMATNILKKLQQLRVLELVQCELERIPQAVASLLSLEELNLKENHLRSIEEILSHQQCQTLTCLRLWYNHIIHIPEHIKKLSSLESLYLNNNQIEAIPPQLFLCNKLRHLDLSHNRITSIPPGIGVLQSLHHFSVSHNSIESLPNELFFCKKLQHLKLAHNGLTALSPRISGLPLLTRLELTGNQLEALPPELGQCTGLKRGGLLVEESLLLTLPSDVRDRLEAD, encoded by the coding sequence ATGCTGCAGGTGAAGCCTTTGGAGAGCTCGACCCATGAACTTAATGGGGTAAAGACCAACCTGGACCTCCAGCAGTACAGCTTTATTAACCAGATCTGCTACGAGAGAGCCGTTCACTGGTACGTCAAGTACTTCCCCTACTTGGTGCTCATCCACACCCTCACCTTCATGATCTGCGGCAGCTTCTGGTTCAAGTTCCCCGGGACCAGCAGCAAAATCGAGCACTTTGTCTCCGTGCTGGGGCGGTGCTTTGACTCGCCGTGGACCACCCGGGCCCTGAGCGAAGTTTCCACCGAGAGGAGGGTGTGCCGGCGGGAGCTGCCGCTCGGCGCCGGCTCCGGGAGCCAGGCCAGCTTGCCGGGGTGTGAGGAGCGTGCCGGGTCCGGGGAATCTCCGCTGGGGGCAGACAGAGGCAGCGAGAGCACCCTGGACAGGCAGGAGGGGGAGCAGGCCAAAGCCCTGTTCGAAAAGGTGAAGAAATTCCGGCTCCACGTGGAGGACAGTGTCATCGTTTACCTCATGTACATCGGGCAGACCATTGTCCGTGCCATCAAGTTAATCCTGATCACCGTTTACCACGCCCTCTTGGTTCTGAACATTCATGTGGTGGTGCCGTGCACCGTGAACATCGAGGATGTGACTGGGTACCGCCATTTTTGCTGTAACCACACAAGGGCCCACCTCTTCTACACTCTTGCCGTCTGCTACATCTGCTTCCTTTGTGTTTACGGCTGCACCTGCCTCTACACTCTCTACTGGCTGTTCCACCGACCCCTGAAAGAGTATTCCTTCGAGTACGTGCGCCAGGAGTCAGGGATCAGCGACATTCCGGACGTGAGGAATGACTTTGCCTTCATGCTCCACCTGACCGACCAGTACGACGCCCTGTACTCCAAGCGGTTTGCCGTCTTCCTGTCGGAGGTCAGCGAGAGCCAGTTGATGCAGCTGAGCCTGGACCGGGAGTGGTCCACCGACAAGCTGCGGCAGAGATTGCAGAAGAACGCGGCCCACCGTCTGGAACTGCACCTCCTCATGGTGCCCAGCCTCCCTGCTGCCACCTTCCAGCTGACCGAAATCCAGGCCCTGAAACTCGAGCTCAACGGTGAGCTGGAGTTACCCCCAGCCACGGCGCAGCTCACCCACCTCCGGGAGCTGTCGCTGGTCAACTCCCCGGTACGGCTTCACCAGGCCGCCTCAGCCTTCCTCAAGGAACGCCTCAAGGTCCTCCAGGTGCGGTTTGACAGCCCCCAGGAGGTTCCCCTCTGGATAGCCAGCATGGAAAACGTAGAGGAGCTCAGCCTGAACGGATCACTCACTCAGGACGGAGCTAAATGCCTCATCCTGGACTCCCTCTGTCAGCTCCATCGCCTCAAGATCTTGTCTCTGAAAAGCAACATAACTAAACTCCCTCCATGCCTGGCTGACCTCTCCAGCCACCTCCAGAAGTTGACCGTCCACAATGGAGGCACCAAACTCATGGCGACAAACATCCTGAAGAAACTGCAGCAACTTCGGGTCTTGGAGCTGGTGCAGTGTGAGCTGGAGAGAATCCCTCAGGCAGTGGCCAGCTTGTTGAGCTTGGAAGAGTTGAACTTGAAGGAGAACCATCTCCGGTCCATCGAGGAAATCCTCAGCCACCAACAGTGCCAGACGCTGACCTGTCTGAGGCTATGGTACAATCACATCATCCACATCCCCGAACACATCAAAAAACTCAGCTCTTTGGAGAGCCTCTATCTCAACAATAACCAGATCGAGGCAATACCGCCTCAACTCTTCCTGTGTAACAAACTCCGACACCTCGATCTCTCCCACAATCGCATCACTTCAATCCCACCCGGAATCGGAGTGCTccaaagcctccaccacttctccgtGTCCCACAACTCCATTGAGTCCCTGCCGAACGAGCTGTTCTTCTGTAAGAAGCTGCAACACTTGAAGCTCGCCCACAACGGCCTGACCGCCCTCTCGCCCAGGATCTCCGGCCTGCCCTTGCTGACAAGGCTTGAACTGACGGGCAACCAGTTGGAGGCATTGCCCCCTGAGCTGGGGCAGTGCACTGGCCTGAAACGCGGAGGTCTGCTGGTGGAGGAGTCCCTGCTCCTAACGCTGCCCTCCGATGTCCGAGACAGGCTGGAGGCTGACTGA